CACGAGGTGGGACTCCACCAATTGTTGCCGGATAAGCGCATGCGGTCTGCGGTGGCAGAGCCGGTCGCCGGGCTGGATGCGGCATCGCCGCCGCCTCCGCCGCAGGCGGCGAGCGAGGCCAGGATCAGGGAAATTCCAACGTATTTGAACTGGTTCGTCATGCTGGGTTCGTCTTCCTAAGGTTCGGTTGCATACAGGCCCGCCATCGAGCGGCGAGCGTTCGGTGCATCGAAGGGAGGGATGATCGCCGGCGCTTCGTCCAGCGTTCGGCCAGGGGAGCAATGCGCGCGGATTGTGTCGGGCGACACCGTGCGCGCTGTGTCAGGATGTTCTGACACGCTGCTGCCGGATCGACTCGTCGTGGCGCTACCGTACGCGGACCGACGCTGCCATGGGCACGCCACAGCGGCGGCCGACAGCGTCAACCGTGGTTACATTTCAGCCGGCACCGGCACAATTCGTTCAGAGTCGAAACATTCGGCCGGGGCCGGGTTTGCCCGGGGTCGGGCGACGATCGCCGCTCAAGCGTGGGCGGACGCGGGGTCGATGCCCAGCCGCTGGCGCAGGTAGCGGCCGGTGTAGCTGCCCGGCTGCGCGGCGATCTGCTCCGGCGTGCCGACGGCGACGATCGTGCCGCCGCCGGCGCCGCCCTCCGGCCCCATGTCGATGATCCAGTCGGCGGTCTTGATCACGTCCAGGTTGTGCTCGATCACGACGATGGTGTTGCCGGCGTCGCGCAGACGCTGCAACACGTCGAGCAGCAGCGCGACGTCGGCGAAATGCAGGCCGGTGGTCGGCTCGTCGAGGATGTACAGCGTGCGCCCGGTGTCGCGCTTGCTGAGTTCCAGCGCGAGCTTCACACGCTGCGCCTCGCCGCCGGACAGCGTGGTCGCCGACTGGCCCAGCGTGATGTAGGACAGGCCCACGTCCAGCAGCGTCTGCAGTTTGCGCGCGATTGCCGGCACCGCGCTGAAGAAGCGGTGCGCCGCCTCGACCGTCATGTCCAGGATCTGCGCGACGTTCGCGCCCTTGTACTGCACTTCCAGCGTCTCGCGGTTGTAGCGGCGGCCGCTGCAGACATCGCACGGCACGTAGACGTCGGGCAGGAAGTGCATCTCGACCTTGACCACGCCGTCGCCCTGGCACGCTTCGCAGCGCCCACCGGCGACGTTGAACGAGAACCGCCCCGGGCCGTAGCCGCGCTCGCGCGCCGCCGGCATCTCGGCCATCAGTTCGCGGATCGGCGTGAACAGCCCGGTATAGGTTGCCGGATTGCTGCGCGGCGTGCGCCCGATCGGCGACTGATCGACGTTGATCACCTTGTCGAAATGCTCCAGGCCCTCGATCTCGTCGTGCGGCGCCGGCTCCTCGTGCGCGCGGTACAGGTGCCGCGCGACCGCCTTGTGCAGCGTGTCGTTCACCAGCGTGCTCTTGCCCGAACCCGACACGCCGGTGACGCAGGTCAGCAGCCCGACCGGAAACGCCGCGGTGACACCCTGCAGGTTGTTGCCGAGCGCGCCGATCACCTTGAGCGACTGCAATCCCGCCGCGGCGCCGCCCGGTTCGGCCTTGGCCGGCAGCCAGCGCGTGCGCCGCGCCGGCACCGCGATGCGGCGCACGCCCGCCAGGTACTGGCCGGTCAGCGACGCGCCGTTCGCGCGCACCTGCTCGAACGTGCCCTGCGCGACCACCTGGCCGCCGTGCACGCCGGCGCCCGGCCCCATGTCGATCAGATGGTCGGCGGCGCGCATCATGTCTTCGTCGTGCTCGACCACCAGCACGCTGTTGCCGAGGTCGCGCAGATGTTTCAGCGTACCGATCAGCCGGTCGTTGTCGCGCTGGTGCAGGCCGATGCTGGGCTCGTCGAGCACGTACATCACGCCGGTCAGACCCGAGCCGATCTGGCTCGCCAGGCGAATGCGCTGCGCCTCGCCGCCGGACAGCGTCTCGGCGCTGCGATCCAGGCTCAGGTAGTTCAGGCCGACGTCGTTCAGGAACTTCAGGCGCGCGCCGATCTCGCGCACCACCTTGGCCGCGATCTCGCCCTTCGCGCCGGGCAGCGCCAGCTGCTCGAAGAACGCCAGGCTGTCGCGCAGCGTCAGGCGGCTGATCTCGAAGATCGCGCGCGCCTGCTCGCCTTCCCCCAAGCGCACATGGCGCGCCTCGCGCCGCAGCCGGGTGCCGGCGCAATCGACGCAGGGGCGGGTTGCGCGATAGCGCGCGAGCTCCTCGCGTACCAGCGCCGATTCGGTCTCGCGGTAGCGTCGCTCGATGTTCGGAATCACGCCTTCGAATGGGTGTTTGCGGGTGATCTTGCGGCCAGCGGACTTGCCCGACTCCATCACGTAGCTGAACCGGATCTCCTCCGTGCCAGAGCCGTTCAGCACTACCTGCTGCACCAGGGCCGGCAGGTCCTCGAACGGCGTGTCGACGCTGAACTTGTAATGCCGCGCCAGCCCTTCGATCAGCGCGAAGTAGTAGCCGTTGCGCCGGTCCCAGCCCTTGATCACGCCGCCGGCGAGCGACAGCGACGGAAAGGCGACCACCCGTGCCGGGTCGAAGAACTCCTGCACACCCAGCCCGTCACAGCTCGGGCAGGCGCCCGACGGCGAG
This genomic interval from Burkholderiaceae bacterium contains the following:
- a CDS encoding Excinuclease ABC subunit A, translated to MSERSLLVSEQIAPTADDSLPLGAALRRPGVISVRGARTHNLKAIDLDIPRNRLVVITGLSGSGKSSLAFDTLYAEGQRRYVESLSTYARQFLQLMDKPDVDLIEGLSPAISIEQKATSHNPRSTVGTVTEIHDYLRLLFARAGTPYCPDHDLPLTQQSVSQMVDAVLALPAATRLMVLAPIVRERKGEFTDRLSELQAQGYVRFRIDGAIHAYEDLPALKKTERHDIDAVIDRLRVHAEAKTPPPQTAAHGAEVPQAPAALRQRLAESFEAALALADGRAIALEVDSGREHLFNAKFACPVCGYSLAELEPRLFSFNSPSGACPSCDGLGVQEFFDPARVVAFPSLSLAGGVIKGWDRRNGYYFALIEGLARHYKFSVDTPFEDLPALVQQVVLNGSGTEEIRFSYVMESGKSAGRKITRKHPFEGVIPNIERRYRETESALVREELARYRATRPCVDCAGTRLRREARHVRLGEGEQARAIFEISRLTLRDSLAFFEQLALPGAKGEIAAKVVREIGARLKFLNDVGLNYLSLDRSAETLSGGEAQRIRLASQIGSGLTGVMYVLDEPSIGLHQRDNDRLIGTLKHLRDLGNSVLVVEHDEDMMRAADHLIDMGPGAGVHGGQVVAQGTFEQVRANGASLTGQYLAGVRRIAVPARRTRWLPAKAEPGGAAAGLQSLKVIGALGNNLQGVTAAFPVGLLTCVTGVSGSGKSTLVNDTLHKAVARHLYRAHEEPAPHDEIEGLEHFDKVINVDQSPIGRTPRSNPATYTGLFTPIRELMAEMPAARERGYGPGRFSFNVAGGRCEACQGDGVVKVEMHFLPDVYVPCDVCSGRRYNRETLEVQYKGANVAQILDMTVEAAHRFFSAVPAIARKLQTLLDVGLSYITLGQSATTLSGGEAQRVKLALELSKRDTGRTLYILDEPTTGLHFADVALLLDVLQRLRDAGNTIVVIEHNLDVIKTADWIIDMGPEGGAGGGTIVAVGTPEQIAAQPGSYTGRYLRQRLGIDPASAHA